From a single Pseudorasbora parva isolate DD20220531a chromosome 17, ASM2467924v1, whole genome shotgun sequence genomic region:
- the ifngr1l gene encoding interferon gamma receptor 1-like yields the protein MSKYLAFQFGVFCAFLCHCVSGFVPSPTNVSVVCHNFVNVLYWNYSNAAEPLRFSVLINAYLSGSETVNTSKTNLDISNYSIDGADNYIVSVTAHAGQEQSQSTSIDFTYSTDFYDEKSHKYKCSLDFPAVNTSVHKEEIEVSFWHPSVFYDQDFLREEFKYTVTYNQETQQFLCFEDEDLCTANIYLNRSMAGEYVELRFEGKIAAIPTHTSRNIRVSDVPHETVNIKLWMGLLGGGLVMTFIIIGVVGVLRKKWSKVPKVPEVLRSIIGGHSSSVLLPQNESPIVSPTASDGHKPILNEISYDFTPVLPDEKDCEITTDLANTEVDESEHPEVDEYNNDSTGFSQQRSEYDSPKFLQEVGPEDFAEGYGPRPPVI from the exons TGCCTTCTCCAACAAACGTCAGTGTTGTCTGTCACAACTTTGTGAACGTGCTGTACTGGAACTACAGTAATGCAGCTGAACCGCTGAGGTTCAGTGTACTGATCAATGCTTATTTAAG TGGTTCCGAAACCGTTAACACTTCCAAGACAAATCTTGATATCAGCAACTACAGCATCGATGGAGCTGATAATTACATTGTGTCTGTGACGGCACACGCTGGACAAGAGCAATCACAAAGTACCTCCATTGACTTCACCTACAGCACAGATTTTTATGATGAGAAATcgcataaatataaat GCTCTTTGGACTTCCCAGCTGTAAATACATCTGTCCACAAAGAGGAGATTGAAGTGTCCTTTTGGCACCCTTCCGTATTTTATGATCAGGATTTTCTAAGAGAGGAATTCAAGTACACAGTCACATATAATCAG GAGACACAACAATTCTTATGTTTTGAGGATGAGGACCTGTGCACTGCAAACATCTACCTTAACCGAAGCATGGCCGGAGAGTATGTTGAGTTGAGGTTCGAAGGAAAGATCGCTGCTATTCCTACACATACCTCCAGAAACATCCGAGTCTCAGATGTGCCGCATGAGACCG TAAACATCAAATTATGGATGGGTTTGCTGGGAGGAGGGCTTGTGATGACCTTCATTATCATCGGCGTTGTGGGGGTCCTCCGCAAGAAGTGGTCCAAAGTGCCAAAAGTTCCTGAAGTTCTG CGGAGCATTATAGGCGGCCATTCTTCTTCAGTCCTCCTTCCCCAAAACGAGTCACCCATCGTTTCTCCTACGGCGTCTGATGGACACAAACCCATTCTAAATGAAATCAGCTATGATTTTACCCCCGTTCTGCCAGATGAGAAAGACTGCGAAATAACCACTGACCTCGCTAACACAGAAGTGGATGAATCTGAGCATCCTGAAGTGGATGAGTACAATAATGACTCTACAGGCTTCAGCCAGCAGCGGTCtgaatatgacagtcccaaatTCCTGCAAGAGGTGGGTCCAGAGGACTTTGCTGAGGGATACGGCCCACGGCCACCTGTAATTTAG